One genomic region from Candidatus Thermoplasmatota archaeon encodes:
- a CDS encoding UPF0179 family protein: protein MPLVTLVGEKIAREDNEFIYIGPNNDCRNCKLKTVCFNLKPGRKYKITKIRDKKHSCSIHEGNTAVVEVIEMPLIVAIEKNLLEGNTIKIEKKTLCRNIGCSNIELCNNPALQNGKTYAIKNVYDPVICPIEKDLKKVELADQ, encoded by the coding sequence ATGCCACTTGTAACACTCGTAGGAGAAAAAATCGCTAGAGAAGACAACGAGTTCATATACATTGGACCAAACAACGACTGCAGAAACTGCAAACTAAAAACCGTATGCTTCAACCTAAAACCTGGTAGAAAATACAAAATAACAAAAATAAGAGACAAAAAACATAGTTGCAGTATACATGAGGGGAACACAGCGGTTGTAGAAGTCATAGAAATGCCACTTATAGTAGCAATAGAAAAAAACCTTTTAGAAGGAAACACTATAAAAATAGAGAAAAAAACATTATGCAGAAACATAGGCTGCAGCAACATTGAGCTATGTAACAACCCGGCTTTACAAAACGGAAAAACCTATGCTATAAAAAACGTTTACGACCCAGTAATATGCCCGATAGAGAAAGACCTTAAAAAAGTTGAGTTAGCTGATCAATGA